A stretch of DNA from Pasteurellaceae bacterium RH1A:
TACGCCCTTTTGGTGTATATAAAGTCGCTCCTTTCCCCGCTTGCGGGGGAAGGCTAGGATGGGGGGTTGTTGCGAAGCAACAAGAAACAAGCGGTGAGTTTTCCGCAAAAATTTGCAAATTTTTGTGAAAATTAGGCCGCTTGTATAAGTTAATCCTCTACTGATAGCGCCAGCGTCCTCGCTGGTGCTGATATTGATAAGGCACCAGCGAGGACGCTGGCGCCATCAAAGGGCTGGAAAATAACGCTATACCATAAAAAATAAATAAACAGAGAACCTATGTCAAAACGTGATTACTATGAAGTCCTTGGGCTTTCCAAAGGGGCGGATGAAAAAGAAATTAAGCGGGCCTACAAACGGCTGGCGGCCAAGCATCACCCCGATAAAAACCAGGGCAGTAAAGAAGCTGAAGAGAAATTTAAAGAGATCAAGGAAGCCTACGAAGTCTTAGGCGATGCCGAAAAGCGGGCTATGTACGATCAGTATGGCCATCAAGCCTTTGAGCAAGGCGGCTTTGGCGGCGGCCGAGGCGGTTTTGATGGCTTTAGTGGCTTCGGTGGCTTTGAGGATATTTTCAGCGAAATGTTCGGTGGTGGCAGCCGTGGGCGTTCCCGTGTAGTGCGGGGCGATGACCTGCGTTACGACCTAGAAATTACCCTTGAAGAAGCGGTTAAGGGTGTGAAGAAGGACATCCGCATTCAAACCTTGACCGCCTGCGATACCTGCCACGGTAGTGGAGCGGAAGCAGGTTCAAAAGTGGAAACCTGTCCGCACTGCCATGGTTCAGGCCGAATCCGCCGTCAGCAAGGCTTCTTTATGACCGAAACTGCCTGCCCAAGCTGTTATGGAAGCGGTAAGAAAATCGATAAACCTTGCAAATCCTGCCACGGTGATGGCCGGGTGCAAAAGGCCAAAAACCTGTCGGTAACCATTCCAGCAGGCGTGGACACCGGCAACCAGCTACGTTTAGCTGGTGAAGGGGCAGCGGGCGAAAACGGGGCACCAGCCGGTGATTTATATGTGGTTATCCACGTGAGAGATCACGAAATCTTCGTGCGGGACGGCTCCAACCTCTACTGCGAAGTGCCGATCAGCTTTACCATGGCAGCCCTAGGTGGCGAAATTGAAGTGCCAACCTTGGATGGCCGGGTCAAACTCAAGATCCCAGCGGAAACCCAAACGGGTAAACTCTTCCGTGTTCGAGGCAAGGGCGTACCAAGCCCACGGGGCGGCTATGCAGGCGATCTGATCTGCAAGGTTATCATCGAAACCCCTGTAGCCCTCAACGAGGAGCAAAAAGAGTTGCTACGCAAGCTGGAAGAAAGTTTGGAAGGCAAGAGCAACCGCCCCAAGCATGAAGGATTCATGGATGGGGTGAAGAACTTTTTTAGCAATTTAGGCAAGTAAGCAAAATATGGCCTGGCGGAAGCTAGGCCATATTTATATGGGATTGAGGGTTTTCAGAAAAGAAAAAACCTCTAGCAAGCTAGAGGTTTAAAATTTGGCGGAACGGACGGGACTCGAACCCGCGACCCCCTGCGTGACAGGCAGGTATTCTAACCAGCTGAACTACCGCTCCGTAATTAGAATAAGTTGGCGGAATGGACGGGACTCGAACCCGCGACCCCCTGCGTGACAGGCAGGTATTCTAACCAGCTGAACTACCACTCCGCAAAGCGGGAGAGATAATAATAATTTGTCGGGCCAAGGTCAAATCATTTTTTGCCAAAACGGTGTTTTTGGCTTTTTAATAGGCAGATTTGCCCGCCTCCCTTGTTTGCTGCCAAAGAATTTGTAAAAAAATTGCAGGTTTGAACCGCTTGTGGGGCAAAATTCGGTATAATCGCCCCATTTAGCTGTTTTGAGAGCGAGAAAACCATGTTTGAGAATTTATCGGACAGACTGTCCAAGACCCTACGCAATATCAGCGGCAAGGGACGTTTAACTGAAGATAATATTAAAGACACCCTACGTGAAGTGCGGATGGCCCTGCTTGAAGCCGATGTAGCCCTGCCGGTGGTACGGGAGTTTATCAACAAGGTCAAGGAACGGGCCATTGGGGTTGAAGTCAATAAGAGCCTGACCCCAGGCCAGGAGTTCGTCAAGATTGTCCAGGCTGAACTTGAGGCAGCGATGGGCGAGGCCAATGAGAGCCTTAACCTTTCCACCCAACCACCTGCGGTTATCCTGATGGCCGGCTTACAGGGGGCGGGTAAGACCACCTCGGTGGGAAAATTGGCCAAGTTCCTTAAAGAACGCCATAAGAAGAAGGTCTTGGTGGTGTCGGCTGACGTTTACCGCCCTGCGGCCATCAAGCAGCTCCAAACCCTGGCCGAGAGCCTTAAGGTGGACTTCTTCCCAAGCGAAACCAACCAGAAGCCAACCGATATTGCTGAGGCTGCCCTCAAGCACGCCAAACTCAACTTCTTTGATGTGCTGATTGTCGATACCGCCGGCCGCCTGCACGTGGATAGTGAGATGATGGCCGAGATCCAAGAGGTGCATAAGGTGCTCAACCCGATTGAGACCCTCTTTACCGTGGATGCGATGACCGGTCAAGATGCCGCCAACACGGCCAAGGCCTTTAACGAAGCCCTGCCACTGACTGGGGTGATTTTAACCAAGGTGGACGGCGATGCCCGTGGCGGTGCCGCCCTTTCTATCCGTCAAATCACCGGCAAGCCGATTAAGTTCTTGGGTGTGGGTGAAAAAACCGATGCCCTTGAGCCTTTCCACCCAGACCGCATTGCCTCCCGCATTTTGGGTATGGGGGATGTGCTGTCTTTGATTGAGGACTTGGAACGCTCGGTCGATAAGGAAAAGGCCGAAAAAATGGCGGCCAAGTTCAATAAGGGGGATGAATTTACCCTGGAAGACTTCCGTGAACAGCTGATCGAAATGAAGAAGATGGGCGGGATGATGTCTATGCTAGACAAGCTCCCAGGGGCCAAAAACCTGCCTGATCACGTCAAAAACCAGGTGGATGACAAGATGTTCGTCAAAATGGAAGCCATCATCAACTCCATGACCCTCAAAGAACGGGCCAACCCCGATATTATCAAGGGTTCCCGCCGCCGCCGTATTGCACTCGGTTCAGGCACGCAGGTGCAGGATGTCAATAAACTCCTTAAGCAGTTTGACGATATGCAGAAAATGATGAAAAAAATGCGTAAGGGCGGCATGGCCAAGATGATGAGGGGCATGAAAGGCATGATGGGCGGTGGCCTGGGTGGTTTAGGCGGGATGTTTGGGCGGTAAAATGCAGCCTTCCCCTATTATCGCCTTTATGTTAGGTGAGCAGCCTGATAGCCAAGGCCGTTGGATTAGCGACATTTGGCAGCTTTCTCCTTTTTGGAGGGAGTTTAAGCACGATTATATTCAGTGGCTTTTTCCCTTAGAGAGACGGGAGCGTTATGAAGGGCATAAACCCATTTTGAGCCTTGATGACCAAGCCTTTGCTAAAACCTCGCTCTTATTACAAGAAAATCAACGAAAGTCGCTTGATATGATGTGCCAGCATTGGGGATTAGTGAGAGCGGGGCTGGCCTTTAGTGTGGTTGAAAACCTCTCAAAACGGGAACATCGCTGGATTAAACCCTACGATCATAACCAATTACGCATCACAAGAGCCATTCGCAGCCTCGCACTTTGTGGCCAAAAGGAACTGGCCTTGGCCTTGCAGCAAGCAGTGCTACAGATAGGGCCTGTTTATGGAAACGTGGATCAAAAAGCCATTGACCATTGGCAACGGGCCTTAGATGACCTATAACAAGCGGTATAAAATCCGCCTCTTTTTGCAAATACAGGAACTTAAATGAAAAACGTACTTTCTATTCAATCTCACGTGGTCTATGGCTATGCCGGCAACAAGGCGGCCACCTTCCCTATGCAGACCCTGGGCGTAGATGTTTGGGCCCTTAATACCGTGCAATTTTCCAACCACACCCAATACGGCAAGTGGAAGGGCATGGTTTTACCTAAAGAACAAATCGGCGAAATTGCCCAAGGGATTGCTGAAATCGAAGCCCTGCACGAATGTGATGCGGTGCTTTCGGGCTATATTGGGGCGGCCGAGCAGGGGGCTGAAATCTTGGCCGTGGTGGAGCGGATTAAGTCCCTCAACCCCAATGCCCTTTATTTCTGCGACCCTGTGATGGGCCACCCAGACAAGGGCTGTATTGTCGCCCCAGGCGTGGCTGAATTCCTGCGTGATGAAGCCCTGGCTAAGGCCGATATCATCGCCCCGAATTTGGTCGAACTGCGGGAATTAACGGGCTTAACCGTGGAGAACTTTGAACAGGCCTTGGAAGCGGTTAAAGCCATTCGGGCCAAGGGCGTGAAGAAGGTTTTGGTTAAGCACTTAAGCCGAGTGGGTAAGGATCCGAATAAATTTGAAATGTTGCTTGCTAATGAAGATGGGATTTACCACATCAGCCGCCCCCTTCACGAATTTGTCGGCCGTGATCCAGTCGGTGTGGGCGACCTGACCAGCGGTGTCTTCTTGGCCAATTTGCTCAATGGCAAGTCTGATCTAGAAGCCTTCGAACACACAGCCAATGCGGTTAATGATGTCATGGCCGTGACCCAGCAATCGGGCAAGTATGAGCTACAAGTCATTGCAGCCCGAGCTTTTATCAACCAACCAGAGAGCCAGTACAAGGCAGAAAAAATCGCTTAAAGGGCTGACAAGCGGATCAAAAAGGGCAAAAACCTGCAAGTTTTTGCCCTTCTTTTTTAGGCGATGGCTTTTAGCACATTGACCATTTCAATCGCCCCAAGCGCACATTCGCTGCCCTTGTTGCCTGCTTTAGTGCCAGCACGTTCGATGGCTTGCTCGATGTTTTCAGTGGTCAATACACCGAAAATCACCGGTAACCCAGTTTGAAGGGATACCGCCCCAATGCCTTTGGCCGCTTCGTTACAAACATAGTCATAGTGGGTGGTTGAACCACGAATGACCGTGCCTAGGCAGATAACGGCATCATACTTACCACTTTCGGCCATTTTCTTGGCTACCAATGGGATTTCAAAAGCCCCTGGCACCCAAGCGGTGTCGATG
This window harbors:
- a CDS encoding molecular chaperone DnaJ — protein: MSKRDYYEVLGLSKGADEKEIKRAYKRLAAKHHPDKNQGSKEAEEKFKEIKEAYEVLGDAEKRAMYDQYGHQAFEQGGFGGGRGGFDGFSGFGGFEDIFSEMFGGGSRGRSRVVRGDDLRYDLEITLEEAVKGVKKDIRIQTLTACDTCHGSGAEAGSKVETCPHCHGSGRIRRQQGFFMTETACPSCYGSGKKIDKPCKSCHGDGRVQKAKNLSVTIPAGVDTGNQLRLAGEGAAGENGAPAGDLYVVIHVRDHEIFVRDGSNLYCEVPISFTMAALGGEIEVPTLDGRVKLKIPAETQTGKLFRVRGKGVPSPRGGYAGDLICKVIIETPVALNEEQKELLRKLEESLEGKSNRPKHEGFMDGVKNFFSNLGK
- a CDS encoding signal recognition particle protein, yielding MFENLSDRLSKTLRNISGKGRLTEDNIKDTLREVRMALLEADVALPVVREFINKVKERAIGVEVNKSLTPGQEFVKIVQAELEAAMGEANESLNLSTQPPAVILMAGLQGAGKTTSVGKLAKFLKERHKKKVLVVSADVYRPAAIKQLQTLAESLKVDFFPSETNQKPTDIAEAALKHAKLNFFDVLIVDTAGRLHVDSEMMAEIQEVHKVLNPIETLFTVDAMTGQDAANTAKAFNEALPLTGVILTKVDGDARGGAALSIRQITGKPIKFLGVGEKTDALEPFHPDRIASRILGMGDVLSLIEDLERSVDKEKAEKMAAKFNKGDEFTLEDFREQLIEMKKMGGMMSMLDKLPGAKNLPDHVKNQVDDKMFVKMEAIINSMTLKERANPDIIKGSRRRRIALGSGTQVQDVNKLLKQFDDMQKMMKKMRKGGMAKMMRGMKGMMGGGLGGLGGMFGR
- a CDS encoding pyridoxal kinase, producing MKNVLSIQSHVVYGYAGNKAATFPMQTLGVDVWALNTVQFSNHTQYGKWKGMVLPKEQIGEIAQGIAEIEALHECDAVLSGYIGAAEQGAEILAVVERIKSLNPNALYFCDPVMGHPDKGCIVAPGVAEFLRDEALAKADIIAPNLVELRELTGLTVENFEQALEAVKAIRAKGVKKVLVKHLSRVGKDPNKFEMLLANEDGIYHISRPLHEFVGRDPVGVGDLTSGVFLANLLNGKSDLEAFEHTANAVNDVMAVTQQSGKYELQVIAARAFINQPESQYKAEKIA
- a CDS encoding 6,7-dimethyl-8-ribityllumazine synthase, giving the protein MATLTGNLVATGLKFGIVCARFNDFINDKLLSGAIDTLVRHGAAESDIDTAWVPGAFEIPLVAKKMAESGKYDAVICLGTVIRGSTTHYDYVCNEAAKGIGAVSLQTGLPVIFGVLTTENIEQAIERAGTKAGNKGSECALGAIEMVNVLKAIA